TGCGACGGGGCCGACGCCTCGCCGCGACCGTCGGACTCCGCGCGCCCCGGCGCGCCGGCGGTGATGTCGGCGCTCGGCGACTCCATCACCACCGGTTTCGCCTCCTGCCTGGTGCTGGTCACCTGCGAACGCAACTCCTGGTCCACTGGGGACGGCCTGCGGGTGGAGAGCCACTACCGGCGGCTGCGCGAGCGCAACCCGGCGCTGCGGGCGTACGACCGGGCGGCGGCGGGGGCCCGGGCCACGGCGTTGGCCGGGCAGGCCGGCGCGGCGGTCCGCGACAAGGCGGACTACGTCACGGTGCTGATCGGCGCCAACGACGCCTGCCACGGCGGCATCGACGCGATGACCCCGGTGGCCACCTTCCGCGATCAGGTCGACCGGGGCCTGCGAGTGCTGCGCAAGGGCCGGCCCAGGGCGCGGGTGCTGGTGGTCAGCATCCCCGACCTGTACCGGCTCTGGCAGGTTGGGCACACCGAGCCCCGGGCGGTGCGGGCCTGGGCGTACGGCATCTGCCCGGCACTGCTGGCCGACCCGACCTCGACGGCGCCCGTCGCGGTGGCCCGCCGGACCCGCTTCCGGCAGCGGATCGACGACTACAACGCCCAGCTCCGCGCGGCCTGCCGGGCGTACGGGTCACGCTGCCGGTGGGACGGCGGTGCGGCGCACCGGCTGCGCTTCGGCCTCGACCTGGTCAACTCCCTGGACTGGTTCCACCCGAACGCCTCCGGCCAGGACCGGCTCTCCGAGGTGAGCTGGCCGGCCGCCGGCTGGTCGGGCTGAGCGGCGCCGGCCGTTCGATCCGACCCGGCCCGGCCCGGTGCCGCTGCCCGGCGTTGCGGGGGAAAACGCTGGGCGGCGGCCGGGTCAGGGGCGGCGCTGCCGGGGCAGGCCGTCCGGACCGTTGCGGTAGAGGGCGCGGGCCCGCTCGGCGAGATCCCTGGTCGCCGAGGAGTTGGCCCAGGTGCCGAGGATGATCGCCGCGCCGGGGACCACCTTGGCGACGACCCGCTTCGCCGCCCGCATCCCGGCCATCTGGGCCAGCCGTACGCCGAGCTGGAGCATCACCCGGCCCAGCGGGCGTTCCCCGGCCATGCCGAAGAGCGCCCCGGCGCGTTCCCGCCCGGCGGCCACCCCGAGGGCGAGCCGAGCACTCTCGGCGACCTTGTGCACCCGCTGCAGCACCAGCAGGTCGGTGGCCCGGTCGGGGTGCACCGCGTCGACGCCGTACGCCGCCGCGACGTGCAGCACCAGCCGGGCCTGGGTCCAGGCCAGCACGCCCACGTCGACCACCGCGCCGGCCAGCCCGGCGGCGCCGGAGACCGCGCCGGAGAGCCGGGCGTGGTTGACGAACTTGCGGACCGCCTGGTCGGCCAGCTCGTCACCGGAGACGTCGGGCCGCTCCGCGCGCTCCCGGGCGGCCCACTGCGCCGCCTCCGGCCCGAGCCGCCGGACGGCCTCCAGGGCCAGGTGCTCCGGGGCGTACTGGGGGTCGTCCCGCATCCGGTCCCAGAGCGTGGCCGGCGGCGTCTCGGGGGCGTCGGCCGGGGCGGTGGGCGGGGTGGGGACGGTGGGCTCGCCGTCGACGGGCGCGGAGTCGGTCACCAGGGCTCCCGGGGGGGGTCGGTTCGCGGCGTACGGGGTCAGCGCCGGCGGCTGGACAGCCGCGACGCCAACTGCTTGAGCTTGCGCTGGTTCTCCGGCTTCGCCAACTCGCGCCGTCCCCGCTCGACGAGTTGCTGACCGCGCGGCGAACGCAGGAACGTGCTGATCCGTTGCACCAGTGACATGTCGTCCTCCTGTCGGCGGTCCCCCGTCATGTGTACCCGGGAGCGGCAACCCCTGGTACCCGGAGCCGCCGTCCGGCACGCGTCCACAGTGCGCCCGCGACACCCGCCCCGGTCAGCCGAGGATCGCGTCGACGACCTCGTCGGCCCGCCACTCGTGCTGGGCGTACGCCCACGGGAAGGCGGACACCTGCACGGCCTGGGCGGCGTCGGTGAGCGCCATGTCCTGCCAGCCGGGGATCTGCTCCAGTGCGGTGAGGAACTGCTTCGTGGCGTACTCCGGCCTCATGAGGTCGCCCACCGTCCCCCAGCCGCTGCTGGGACGCTGCTGGAACAGCCCGACCGAGTCGTGGTCCCAGCCGATCGCCTGGTGCGGGTAGTTCTGCGACTCGGGCAGCACCGCGCTGGCGTAGTTGTAGAGGTTGCTCTCCTGCATCGCGGTGGCCACCGCGATGACCAGGCCGCGGCGGGGCACACCCATGTCCCGGCCGGCGCGCACGATCGCCTTGGCGTTGTCCATCTGGTCCTCGTCGAGGCCGGCCACCGGGGCGATCCGCTTCGGCTTCGGCTTCGGCTTGGGCTTGGCCACGGGCTTCTCGGTGGCCGACGGGGAGACGTCCGGGTCGGCGGTCTGCGGGACCGGCGCCGGGGTCTGCCGGTCGCTGCCCCGGGACGCCGCGTCCGGGGTCGCCCGCTCGGCGACCTGCGCCGGCTGGGCGGGGGCATTCGTGCCGTCGACCGCGCCGGCGCCGACCTGGGTGACGCCGACCAGGCCGAGGCAGCAGACCGCGCCGGTGGCCACCGCCAGCCGGGTCCGGCCGGGCCGGGGGGCGAGGGGGTTAGCGAAGCCGCCGAGGCGGGTACGGAGGAAGCCGAGGCCGGGGAGCCGGGAAGCGGAGGGCTCGCAGGGGCTGGTTGACCGAACGGTGGAGGAGCTATCGTCCGAACGGTCAGCCGAACCGCCGAGGCCGCACTGGTCGTCGAGGGTGCCGTCGTCACGCATTCGACGAGGCTAGGCGGGTGGACCACGGGTCACCCAGCGTCACCGAGTGGCCCTGCTCACAGTTGCGCCCGCCCGAACCGGACCGGCCGGGCCGTCCCCTGCGTGGACGGGAGGATCCTCGCGGATCGGTCAAACCTCCGCCGGGCCACGAGTCGCGCTGCCCGGGGGAGGTAGCACGCGCCCGGCGGGCGACCACGCCATGAACGACTAACTAGTCCTTTCGGCCGATCCACCATTCACCCTTACGGCGACAGGCGGTGCAAGATCAGCGTATTCGCCCCGAATTGATCACCCGATGCGCCGAATTGTGATCATCCAGCGGCCGCCGAGCCGGGTCCCGCCGGAATGGATCAGGATTGCGGGTACGTTGCCCGAACCGGGTGCCGTGCGCGCACGGCCACCCGTACGCGCGTATCCAGGGAGGTCCCGACCGGTGCTCGACCCACACGAGCTCTACGAACTCACCGACGAGCTGCCCGAACTCGGTCAACCGGTGCTGATCCAGGCGCTCACCGGCTTCGTCGACGCCGGCAACGCCACCCGGCTGGCCCGTGAGCAGCTGCTCACCTCCCTCCAGGCGCGGCCGATCGCCCGGTTCGACGTCGACCAGCTCTTCGACTACCGCTCCCGCCGCCCGGTGATGACCTTCGTCGAGGACCGCTGGACCGACTACGACGCCCCGGCGCTGGAGCTGCACCTGCTCCACGACGACGACGAGACGCCCTTCCTGCTGCTCACCGGCCCCGAGCCGGACGTCCAGTGGGAGCGCTTCGTGGCCGCGGTCGCCGGGCTCTCCGCCCGGCTGGACGTCCGGCTCACCGTCGGGCTCAACTCCATCCCGATGGCGGTGCCGCACACCCGTCCCACCGGGGTCACCGCGCACGCCACCCGCCGGGAGCTGATCGCCGGCTACGAGCCGTGGCTGCAACGGGTGCAGGTGCCGGGCAGCGTCGGCCACCTGCTGGAGTACCGCCTCGGCGAGCAGGGCCGCGACGCGCTCGGCTTCGCCGCGCACGTGCCGCACTACGTCGCCCAGACCGAGTACCCGGCCGCCGCCGAGGCCCTGCTCGCCTCGGTGTCCCGCAGCACCGGCCTGCTGCTGCCCGGCGACGGGCTGCGCGCGGCCGCCGAGGTGGTCCGGGTGGAGATCGACCGCCAGGTCGCCCAGACCGAGGAGGCGGCCACCCTGGTCCAGGCCCTGGAGGAGCAGTACGACGCGTTCGCCCGGGGCCGCGGCGAGAAGAACCTGCTGGCCGCCGAGACCGGCCCGCTGCCCACCGCCGATGAACTCGGCGCCGAGCTGGAACGCTTCCTCGCCGAACAGACCCGGCCGAACGACACCCCCGGCTCCTGACCGCCGGGCCGGGCCCGGTCGGTTCGGCTGCCGAGCCGGCCACCGCGCCCCGGCTCGTGACCGCCGGGGCCCGCCCGGCCGATTCGGGCCGCGACACCCGGGGCGGCCGAGGCGGCGCGGCGGGCGGCGATGCGGCAGGCTGAAGGCATGCGCCTGGCGACCTGGAACGTCAACTCGGTGAAGGCCCGCCTCCCCCGGCTGCTCGACTGGCTGGCCACCACGAAGCCCGACGTCGCCTGCCTGCAGGAGACCAAGTGCCCCGACGGGGCGTTCCCGGTCACCGAGGTGGGCGAGCTGGGCTACGAGGTGGCCAGCCACAGCGACGGCCGGTGGAACGGGGTGGCCATCCTCTCCCGGGTCGGGCTGGCCGACGTTGCCGTCGGGTTCCCCGGCGAGCCCGGCTTCCCCGAGCCGGAGGCCCGGGCCATCTCGGCGACCTGCGACGGGCTGCGGGTCTGGTCGGTGTACGTGCCGAACGGCCGCGCCCCCGACGACCCGCACTACGCGTACAAGCTGGCCTGGTTCGCCGCGCTGCGCGACGCGCTCGAACCGGAGCTGACCGGCGGGCTGCCCCTCGCGGTCTGCGGCGACTTCAACGTCGCACCGACCGACGCCGACGTCTGGGACCCGGCGCTCTTCGTCACCTCCACCCACGTCACCCCCGCCGAGCGGGCGGCCCTGGCCGCGCTGCGCGACCTCGGGCTCAGCGACGTGGTGCCCACCCCGATGAAGGGCCCGCACCCCTTCACCTACTGGGACTACCGGGCCGGGATGTTCCACCAGAACAAGGGCATGCGGATCGACCTGGTGTACGCCTCCGCGCCGTTCGCCCGCACGGTCCGCTCCGCCTACGTGGACCGGGAGGCGCGCAAGGGCAAGGGCCCCTCCGACCACGCCCCGATCGTGGTGGACGCCGACCTGGTACCGGCCGTCGAGGGGTTCTGAGCCGCCCCGCCGTCGTCGCGGCCCGGACCGGCGGCCGGGCCGGTCGTTAGTGTGAAGGCATGGCAGTCGTGAAGATCAACGCGATCGACGTCCCGCCCGGCTCCGGTGAGGAGCTGGAGAAGCGGTTCGCGGCCCGGGCCGGCGCGGTGGAGAACTCACCCGGCTTCCTCGGCTTCGAGCTGCTCCGCCCGGTCGCCGGGGAGAGCCGCTACTTCGTCTACACCCGCTGGGAGTCCGAGGAGGCGTACCGGGCGTGGGCGGCAGGCCCGTCCCGGGCCGCGCACGCCGGCGGCGGCGGCGAGGGTGGCGAGCAGCGCCGGCCGGTCGCCAGCGGCGCGACGCTGCTGGAGTTCGAGGTGGTCCAGCAGGTGCCCGGCAAGGGCTGAGCCCGGTCAGGGCCGGCGGGTGTCGACCAGTGAGGCGAACGCGATCACGTTGTCCGCGTAGCCGGTCCTTCCGCCCAGCCAATCGCCGCCGCAGGTGATCAGGCGCAGCCCCGGCGGCCCGTCGTCGCCGTACACCCGGTCGGCCGGCAGGTTCGCCTTGTCGAAGTGCTCGACCGTGTCGACCTTGAAGGTCACCAGGCTCCGGTCCGACCGGGTCACCTCGATCCGGTCGCCGGGCTTGAGCTTGCCCAGCTCGTAGAAGACCGCCCGGCCGCTCTTGGTGTCCACGTGCCCGACGATGATCGCCCGGCCCGGCTCCCCCGGCGTCGGGCCGCGGTCGTACCAGCCGGTCTGGTTGTGCTTGCTCAGCGGCGGCACGGCGATCGAGCCGTCCCTGGCCTGCCCGACCGGGATCACCGGCGCGCTGACCTTGATCGCCGGCACGGAGAGGCTGACCGGGCGGCTCGCCGGCAGCCGGTTCTCCGGCTGCGGGTCGCCCTGCGCGGGGCGCGCCGGATCGGCGGCCCAGTCGAACGGCCCGGCGGTGCGGCCGAGCCCGGCCCCGGTGGCGAAGACCCCGATCAGGACCAGCACCACGGCCAACGGCGCCGACCAGCGGCTGCGCCCCGCCCCCGGGTCACGCCGGGCCGAGCGGGCGGCCGGCTGCGGAGCGGGATGCGAGGCCATGGCGTACTCAGCGGCTGGCGGCGCCACGGACGGTACGGGGCCGGCGGGACGCCACCACGCCGACGGTCGCCCCGGCCAGGGTCAGCGCGAGCCCCACCGGCACGAGCAGGCCGCCGAGACCGAGCCCGCCGGCGGTGCCGCCGAAGCCGGTCGCCGGCCCACGGCTCGGCCCACGGCTCGACTCGACCCGCTTGACCACCTGCAGCATCGTCGACGCGGTCTGGCCGCCCGGGCACTCCAGCTTGACCCGGTAGTTGCCGGGACGGGTCCGCTCCCTGACCATCGGCGAGGCGGTCAGCAGCCCGCGCTGCGGTTGCACCTGCACCCGGCCGAAGGCGTCCGACACCACGATGGCCGGCACCGAGTTGTCCCGGCAGCTCGCCCGGATGCCGACCAGGAAGCCGGGCTCCACGGTGCTCGGCGTGACCTCGACGAAGATCACGTCTTCGGGCTGCGACTGCGGCTGGCCGGGCGCCGGCTCGGCGACGGGGAACGGGGCGGCCAGGGCGGGTACCGCCCCGAGCAGCGGGGCGAACACGGCAGCCGCGATCACCAGCGCCGCGCGGCGCGTGACTGACACCATGACCCCTCCCGGCGCGGTAGGGCGGTACCGGGCAGCGGGCCGCCCGTCCTGCCGTACGGGATGAATCCTCTCACCCCCGGCCGCACCTCACATCCGATCGGCCGAACCCTCGCGTAGGCTCGGGTCGCTGTGACCTCCACCGACCAGAACCTCGCCGCCCCGCCCGCACACGCCGCGCGGATCCGCACCTTCCACCCCCGCCGGGGGCGGATGAGCGGCCGCCAGCTCGACGCGCTGGACCGGCTCTGGCCGGCGTACGGCCTGGACATCGCCGACCTCGACGGACCGTTCGATCCGACGGCGCTCTTCGGCCGGCAGGCCCCGCTGGTGCTGGAGATCGGGTCCGGCATGGGCGACGCCACCGCCGCGATGGCGGCGGCCGATCCGGACCGACACTATCTGGCGGTTGAGGTGCACACGCCCGGAATCGCCAACCTCCTCGACCTGGCGGACCGGCACGCGCCGGGCAACGTCCGGGTGGCCCGGGGCGACGCGTTGGACCTGGTCCGGGCGCTGCCGGAGGGCTCGCTGGACGCGGTGCACGTCTTCTTCCCCGACCCGTGGCCGAAGGCCCGGCACCACAAGCGCCGGCTGATCCAG
The window above is part of the Micromonospora inositola genome. Proteins encoded here:
- a CDS encoding GDSL-type esterase/lipase family protein → MPRRWVAALACLAALVAIACDGADASPRPSDSARPGAPAVMSALGDSITTGFASCLVLVTCERNSWSTGDGLRVESHYRRLRERNPALRAYDRAAAGARATALAGQAGAAVRDKADYVTVLIGANDACHGGIDAMTPVATFRDQVDRGLRVLRKGRPRARVLVVSIPDLYRLWQVGHTEPRAVRAWAYGICPALLADPTSTAPVAVARRTRFRQRIDDYNAQLRAACRAYGSRCRWDGGAAHRLRFGLDLVNSLDWFHPNASGQDRLSEVSWPAAGWSG
- a CDS encoding EcsC family protein → MTDSAPVDGEPTVPTPPTAPADAPETPPATLWDRMRDDPQYAPEHLALEAVRRLGPEAAQWAARERAERPDVSGDELADQAVRKFVNHARLSGAVSGAAGLAGAVVDVGVLAWTQARLVLHVAAAYGVDAVHPDRATDLLVLQRVHKVAESARLALGVAAGRERAGALFGMAGERPLGRVMLQLGVRLAQMAGMRAAKRVVAKVVPGAAIILGTWANSSATRDLAERARALYRNGPDGLPRQRRP
- a CDS encoding peptidase M23, which gives rise to MRDDGTLDDQCGLGGSADRSDDSSSTVRSTSPCEPSASRLPGLGFLRTRLGGFANPLAPRPGRTRLAVATGAVCCLGLVGVTQVGAGAVDGTNAPAQPAQVAERATPDAASRGSDRQTPAPVPQTADPDVSPSATEKPVAKPKPKPKPKRIAPVAGLDEDQMDNAKAIVRAGRDMGVPRRGLVIAVATAMQESNLYNYASAVLPESQNYPHQAIGWDHDSVGLFQQRPSSGWGTVGDLMRPEYATKQFLTALEQIPGWQDMALTDAAQAVQVSAFPWAYAQHEWRADEVVDAILG
- a CDS encoding proteasome assembly chaperone family protein, with the protein product MLDPHELYELTDELPELGQPVLIQALTGFVDAGNATRLAREQLLTSLQARPIARFDVDQLFDYRSRRPVMTFVEDRWTDYDAPALELHLLHDDDETPFLLLTGPEPDVQWERFVAAVAGLSARLDVRLTVGLNSIPMAVPHTRPTGVTAHATRRELIAGYEPWLQRVQVPGSVGHLLEYRLGEQGRDALGFAAHVPHYVAQTEYPAAAEALLASVSRSTGLLLPGDGLRAAAEVVRVEIDRQVAQTEEAATLVQALEEQYDAFARGRGEKNLLAAETGPLPTADELGAELERFLAEQTRPNDTPGS
- a CDS encoding exodeoxyribonuclease III; the protein is MRLATWNVNSVKARLPRLLDWLATTKPDVACLQETKCPDGAFPVTEVGELGYEVASHSDGRWNGVAILSRVGLADVAVGFPGEPGFPEPEARAISATCDGLRVWSVYVPNGRAPDDPHYAYKLAWFAALRDALEPELTGGLPLAVCGDFNVAPTDADVWDPALFVTSTHVTPAERAALAALRDLGLSDVVPTPMKGPHPFTYWDYRAGMFHQNKGMRIDLVYASAPFARTVRSAYVDREARKGKGPSDHAPIVVDADLVPAVEGF
- a CDS encoding antibiotic biosynthesis monooxygenase family protein; this translates as MAVVKINAIDVPPGSGEELEKRFAARAGAVENSPGFLGFELLRPVAGESRYFVYTRWESEEAYRAWAAGPSRAAHAGGGGEGGEQRRPVASGATLLEFEVVQQVPGKG
- a CDS encoding class F sortase, producing the protein MASHPAPQPAARSARRDPGAGRSRWSAPLAVVLVLIGVFATGAGLGRTAGPFDWAADPARPAQGDPQPENRLPASRPVSLSVPAIKVSAPVIPVGQARDGSIAVPPLSKHNQTGWYDRGPTPGEPGRAIIVGHVDTKSGRAVFYELGKLKPGDRIEVTRSDRSLVTFKVDTVEHFDKANLPADRVYGDDGPPGLRLITCGGDWLGGRTGYADNVIAFASLVDTRRP
- the trmB gene encoding tRNA (guanosine(46)-N7)-methyltransferase TrmB, with the translated sequence MTSTDQNLAAPPAHAARIRTFHPRRGRMSGRQLDALDRLWPAYGLDIADLDGPFDPTALFGRQAPLVLEIGSGMGDATAAMAAADPDRHYLAVEVHTPGIANLLDLADRHAPGNVRVARGDALDLVRALPEGSLDAVHVFFPDPWPKARHHKRRLIQPGHVALLRSRLAPGGTLHCATDWADYAESMRETLTADPELVDTHGGFAPRPAHRPVTKFERRAVTAGRPVFDLIHRRVAPTPAPVRG